The window GCTAATAGCTGGGAAACGGTTGAATATACTGAATCCTGGGACCCTAATAGGACGGCAATCATTGTGACCGATATGTGGGATAGGCATTGGTGTGAAAGTGCTACCCAAAGAGTTGCCGAATTGGCTCCGGTCATGAATAAAACTTTAATAAAGGCAAGGGAGTTTGGCGTAACCATTATTCATGCACCAAGCGGAACCATGGATTTCTATAAAGATACCCCTCAAAGAAATGCTGCGATTGAAACGCCTAATCATAAGGCTCCTGAGGGTTTTCCAATAAATGATTGGTGTTACCTTGACAAAAATAAAGAAGCTGCTTTACCCATAGATGACAGTGATGGTGGTTGCGATAAGCCCTGTGCTGATGGTGATCCATGTGAAGAAATGACAGCTTGGTCAAGACAGATTGCTTCCATAAGTATTGAGGACAATGATTTTATCACAGATCAGGGGCAGGAAGTATTTAATATTATGGTTGAAAATAATATAGACCATATAGTGGTAATGGGGGTCCATTTAAACATGTGTGTATTAGGCAGGCCTTTTGCCATACGTCAGATGGCGAACCTTAATAAAAATGTGGTATTGATGCGGGACATGACAGATACCATGTACAACCCGGAAATGGCACCTTATGTAGACCATTTTGAGGGAACTCGTTTGGTAATAGCCCATGTAGAAAAATACTGGGCCCCTACTATGGTGAGTTCGGACTTTACGAGTACGCCAGCCTTTGCTTTTAATGAGAAATAGTGTTTATAGAGCCAATGATTACTATTATTCTTAACGCATATATTGTCTAATGGATATTCCATTTTGGGTTTAAGGAATCAGTTTTTCATCTCCCACCAAATCCCTCCATTCTTGATAATACCCCTTCAATTTCACCAAGATTGATTCATATGCATCATTGTCTATTAGGTTATTCAATTCATAGGGATCATCTGATAAATTGAATAATAATTCATCGTTAATGTCGGTGATAATATATTTCCATTCTGGTGATCTTATCATTCGGTGACCTGTTCCAACTTTACCACCAACGCCTACGCTTTCACTGGCTATAAAATCATTTATGCTGACTGAGGGATCCTTTAGAATAGGCAAAACGGATTTTCCATGTAAATATTCTGGAATAGGTAACCCCGCTATATTTAGAATAGTAGGTAATACATCTGTACTGGATACTAATGCTTCAGATTCATGCACATCTATTTTGAGTTGGTCCCAATAGATAAACATGGGTATCCGAACGGACTCTTCATGCATGGTCAATTTATTTCCCAATCCATGATTTCCTAGTAAATAGCCATTGTCTGAAAGAAAAATGAAAACTGTATTTTCCATATGTCCACTTTCCTTTAACTGATTAATAAAATATCCAATTTGAAAATCAAGATGGGTAATGGTCGCATAATAGGCTTTTGTAAATTCTGTAATAACCTCTGTTGACCGTGGAGGTCCAGCTGGTAAATTTTTATAGTTATTTGTGTAATCTGAATCCCTGTAAAAATGCTCACCAGGTAAGCCTTGGTTAAATACACTCTCTTGCTCCGGGGTGTTAAGGAAATTCTTTTCAATTGAGATATTTTCAAATGGATAAAGTTCTAACCATTGCTGCGCTGGTTTCAATGGGACGTGAGGTTGTCTTGGAGCCAACCAAATAAAGAAGGGTTGCTCGCCAAAATCCTCCTTTTCAATAAAGTTTGACATCTCCTTAAAGGCTATTTCATCATTAAAACTGTTGGACTCGTATCCGAATCTAAAGCCATAATCCTGCGGATTTCCTAAATGCGATTTGCCACTAAAATACGTGGTATAGCCTTCATCTTGTAAGAATTCTGCCATAGTGTTGAATTTATTTTCATTCACTATGTTTTTAATAAAAGAATTTCTATCCAATGCTACTGTTCCATTGGTCTGTGGGTATAATCCAGTAAAAACGCTAGCCCTACTTGCCGCACAAACAGGTGTTGAAGTAAAGGCTTTATTGAAAATTAAGCCTTTCTTTGCTAAGTTATCTAGGTTTGGTGTCAACACTTCCGAATTATTGTATCCGATGGCCCTGAAGGTTTGATCATCGGTGAAAATGACAACAAAATTGGGTTTGCAATTTTTTTTTGCCCAAAAACTATGGTTGCACAGCCAAATAAAACAAGTAGGAAGATGGAGGATTTTAACATAATGGAAATGAATGTTGCGAATATAAATGAATATCACCCAAATTATAAAACTATTATAATCTGGGTGAATTTACTATTTAGAAGTTTCCACAGATTTACTTTCCTCTGGAGGCTCGCAATAGGCAATAAATTTTTGTTCGATACTCCATGACGCCGGCACATTGCCAGCCAAAGGATGAGTCTTTTCAAAAATTCCCAGTAATTTCACTTATAATTCTTGCATGATTTCTTGGTAATCGGGGTTATTGGAAAGATTTGTCGTTTCCTTCGGATCTTCTTCTACATTATACAAATGATGAGTGATACCCGCTGGACCA of the Cyclobacterium marinum DSM 745 genome contains:
- a CDS encoding sulfatase family protein; translation: MIFIYIRNIHFHYVKILHLPTCFIWLCNHSFWAKKNCKPNFVVIFTDDQTFRAIGYNNSEVLTPNLDNLAKKGLIFNKAFTSTPVCAASRASVFTGLYPQTNGTVALDRNSFIKNIVNENKFNTMAEFLQDEGYTTYFSGKSHLGNPQDYGFRFGYESNSFNDEIAFKEMSNFIEKEDFGEQPFFIWLAPRQPHVPLKPAQQWLELYPFENISIEKNFLNTPEQESVFNQGLPGEHFYRDSDYTNNYKNLPAGPPRSTEVITEFTKAYYATITHLDFQIGYFINQLKESGHMENTVFIFLSDNGYLLGNHGLGNKLTMHEESVRIPMFIYWDQLKIDVHESEALVSSTDVLPTILNIAGLPIPEYLHGKSVLPILKDPSVSINDFIASESVGVGGKVGTGHRMIRSPEWKYIITDINDELLFNLSDDPYELNNLIDNDAYESILVKLKGYYQEWRDLVGDEKLIP
- a CDS encoding cysteine hydrolase family protein translates to MPTLILSCQSAQKEEQKSNAVSEVKTVSINLRKKVKSESEANSWETVEYTESWDPNRTAIIVTDMWDRHWCESATQRVAELAPVMNKTLIKAREFGVTIIHAPSGTMDFYKDTPQRNAAIETPNHKAPEGFPINDWCYLDKNKEAALPIDDSDGGCDKPCADGDPCEEMTAWSRQIASISIEDNDFITDQGQEVFNIMVENNIDHIVVMGVHLNMCVLGRPFAIRQMANLNKNVVLMRDMTDTMYNPEMAPYVDHFEGTRLVIAHVEKYWAPTMVSSDFTSTPAFAFNEK